AAAAAAGCAAAAGAGCAGCTAAGTGGCAAGGAAATTTTTATCCAAGACGCATTTTGTGGAGCTAGCAAAAAGAGTAAAAAATCAGTCCGCTTTGTCACCGAAGTAGCGTGGCAAGCGCACTTTGTAAAAAATATGTTCATCCGCCCAAGTGAAGCGGAGCTGGCTAAATTTGAGCCTGATTTTGTAGTATATAACGCTTGCAAGACAAAAAATGAGGACTACAAGGCCGATGGGCTGCATTCAGAGGTCTTTGTCATCTTTAACGTCGAGGAAAATGTCGCGGTGATCGGCGGCACATGGTATGGTGGCGAGATGAAAAAGGGCATTTTCTCTATGATGAACTACTGGTTGCCACTTGAGGGCAAGCTAAGCATGCACTGCTCTGCAAACGTAGGTGAGAAGGGCGATACAGCGCTATTTTTTGGCCTATCTGGCACTGGTAAAACGACACTTTCAACCGATCCAAAACGCAAACTAATAGGCGATGATGAGCACGGCTGGGACGATGATGGCGTGTTTAACTTTGAGGGCGGCTGCTACGCAAAATGCATCAACCTTGATCCAAGTAGCGAGCCAGAAATTTACGCAGCGATCAGGCGTGACGCACTACTTGAAAACGTTGTGGCTGACGAAAACGGCGTGGTTGATTACAAAGATGGTTCAAAGACTGAAAACACACGCGTGAGCTATCCGATCTATCACATCGACAACTACGAGCCAAGCTCAAGCGCTGGCCATCCAAAAAATATCATCTTTTTAAGCGCTGACGCTTTTGGCGTGCTCCCTCCAGTTGCAAAGCTGACAAAAGAGCAGGCGATGTATTATTTTCTAAGTGGCTACACAGCAAAAGTTGCTGGCACAGAGCGTGGTATAACAGAGCCAGTCGCTACTTTTAGCGCTTGCTTTGGCGAGCCATTTATGCCACTTCACCCAACTGTCTATGCAAAACTACTAGGCGAGAAGATCGATGAACACGGCGTTAATGTCTATCTTGTAAATACAGGCTGGAGCGGCGGTGCTTACGGTGTTGGCAAGCGTATGAGCATAAAAGCGACACGTGCTTGCATAAATGCGATCCTTGATGGCAGCATCACAAAATGCGAATTTGAAAATTTTGATAAATTTAACTTCGCTATCCCAAAAGAGCTTGATGGCGTCGAGACAAAGCTACTAAATCCTATAAACACATGGACGCATCCGGCTGAGTATAACGCTTCACGTGACAAGCTAGC
This genomic interval from Campylobacter concisus contains the following:
- the pckA gene encoding phosphoenolpyruvate carboxykinase (ATP) — translated: MNKLDELGLKEIKKINHNLSYNDLFELEKANNEGRVSSNGTFMVDTGIFTGRSPKDKYFVKQDPSQKYIAWGKINQPITKELFDKLLKKAKEQLSGKEIFIQDAFCGASKKSKKSVRFVTEVAWQAHFVKNMFIRPSEAELAKFEPDFVVYNACKTKNEDYKADGLHSEVFVIFNVEENVAVIGGTWYGGEMKKGIFSMMNYWLPLEGKLSMHCSANVGEKGDTALFFGLSGTGKTTLSTDPKRKLIGDDEHGWDDDGVFNFEGGCYAKCINLDPSSEPEIYAAIRRDALLENVVADENGVVDYKDGSKTENTRVSYPIYHIDNYEPSSSAGHPKNIIFLSADAFGVLPPVAKLTKEQAMYYFLSGYTAKVAGTERGITEPVATFSACFGEPFMPLHPTVYAKLLGEKIDEHGVNVYLVNTGWSGGAYGVGKRMSIKATRACINAILDGSITKCEFENFDKFNFAIPKELDGVETKLLNPINTWTHPAEYNASRDKLAKMFVENFKRYEDVKEGVEYAKAGPKA